The following proteins are co-located in the Candidatus Woesearchaeota archaeon genome:
- a CDS encoding carbamoyl transferase translates to MTYLLGINHAYHESSACLIKDGSMVAVAEEERFNRIKHAKPAQIDNPDELPINTINFCLEKAGITLAEVDYIASSFSPAKRLRNKGRNKEFHDLVIEGDWGSNTGESLFYEKLRQVPQKLSDIYELDMRERFHWIDHHTSHAGSAYFVSPFEEAAILVVDGIGEIESTTLSKGEGNKIRLLKSINYPHSLGFLWEKLSIFLGFTEYDAGKVMGLASYGDPNRYYDTLRQFVNVGTRGFTVDHTVVRFRGNDHSGLEQILGRKRDPHDELEERHADIAAALQRITEEILLKLAHHLSESTGSSNVCLAGGVALNCVANSILLEKGPFKDVYIQPAAHDAGTAIGAAYFIWNHQLGNPRSFVMDHAYFGPEYSQEEIRQALDENRLTYVHVEEIEKEVAKLVADGNVVGWFQGRMEVGPRALGNRSLLADPRNPKMRDILNMKVKHREYFRPFAPSVLVDNADDWFSIPQKSISSDFMLFAYRVNDEKKGVISAVTHVDGTSRIQTVREGTNPKYYKLIQEFEALTGVPLILNTSFNDREPIVCSPQDAVSTFLKTRIDYLAIGNFLVSREENNGR, encoded by the coding sequence ATGACATACCTCCTTGGAATAAACCATGCCTATCATGAATCTTCAGCATGTCTGATTAAAGATGGCTCAATGGTAGCGGTAGCTGAAGAAGAACGTTTCAATAGGATAAAGCACGCAAAACCAGCACAAATTGATAATCCTGATGAGCTTCCTATAAATACCATCAATTTTTGCTTGGAAAAAGCAGGAATTACTCTTGCAGAAGTTGATTACATTGCCAGTTCTTTTAGTCCAGCAAAGAGGCTAAGAAATAAGGGAAGAAATAAAGAATTTCATGATCTGGTTATTGAAGGAGATTGGGGCAGTAACACGGGAGAATCTCTTTTTTACGAGAAACTTCGGCAAGTACCTCAAAAATTGTCAGATATTTATGAGCTTGACATGAGAGAAAGATTTCACTGGATTGACCACCATACCTCTCATGCAGGAAGTGCTTATTTTGTCTCTCCATTTGAAGAAGCAGCTATTTTAGTAGTTGATGGTATTGGAGAAATTGAATCAACAACTCTCTCCAAAGGAGAAGGAAACAAGATAAGGCTATTGAAGAGTATTAACTACCCTCATAGTTTAGGATTCTTGTGGGAAAAACTCTCAATATTTCTGGGGTTTACCGAATACGATGCCGGTAAAGTAATGGGATTGGCTTCCTATGGAGACCCTAACCGATATTATGATACATTAAGACAATTTGTAAACGTTGGTACAAGAGGCTTTACTGTTGATCACACCGTAGTAAGATTTAGAGGTAATGATCATAGTGGTTTAGAACAAATTTTAGGACGTAAAAGAGACCCCCACGATGAATTAGAAGAAAGACACGCAGATATTGCAGCAGCATTACAGAGAATCACCGAAGAAATTCTGCTCAAACTTGCTCATCATCTCTCCGAATCTACCGGAAGCTCAAACGTATGTCTCGCTGGGGGAGTTGCTCTCAATTGTGTTGCTAATAGCATTCTTCTCGAGAAAGGCCCATTTAAGGATGTGTACATTCAACCAGCAGCACATGATGCAGGAACTGCAATCGGAGCGGCTTATTTTATCTGGAATCATCAATTAGGAAATCCGAGAAGTTTTGTTATGGACCATGCCTATTTTGGGCCAGAATATTCTCAAGAAGAGATCAGACAGGCATTGGACGAAAATAGGCTCACGTATGTTCATGTTGAAGAGATAGAAAAAGAAGTCGCAAAGCTAGTTGCAGATGGTAATGTTGTTGGATGGTTTCAGGGACGAATGGAAGTTGGACCAAGAGCATTGGGCAACAGGTCACTTCTTGCTGATCCTCGCAACCCTAAGATGAGAGATATTCTGAACATGAAAGTAAAACATAGAGAATATTTCAGACCATTTGCTCCGTCGGTATTAGTAGATAACGCTGATGATTGGTTTAGTATTCCTCAAAAGTCAATTTCATCTGACTTTATGCTTTTTGCTTACCGTGTAAACGATGAGAAGAAAGGCGTAATTTCTGCGGTCACTCATGTTGACGGAACAAGTAGAATTCAAACGGTTAGAGAAGGAACAAATCCCAAATATTACAAACTCATACAGGAATTTGAAGCTCTTACAGGAGTACCTCTTATTCTGAATACGTCGTTTAATGATAGAGAACCAATAGTTTGCAGTCCGCAAGATGCTGTTAGTACATTTCTCAAAACGAGAATTGATTATCTTGCTATTGGCAATTTCTTAGTCTCGAGGGAGGAGAACAATGGCAGATAA
- a CDS encoding nucleotidyltransferase domain-containing protein — MISPENYMNMNNNLKVLKLFVDNKDKTFTIKKVAESLRMNYKIVYEEIMKLAQEELINITKHGNAKVCVFNYRFHSKIVEIEETKKEELFKSKSLKLIYKRIKDVKSPFYCLILFGSYANKTNQKGSDIDLCLITDNQQISRDINAILSITPISVHLQEFNSDQFLAMLKSKEFNVGNEIVRNNIILYGVEAFYELVNDVKQ; from the coding sequence ATGATCTCTCCTGAAAACTACATGAATATGAACAACAACCTTAAAGTGTTAAAATTATTCGTTGATAATAAGGACAAAACATTTACGATAAAAAAAGTAGCTGAGTCCTTGAGAATGAATTATAAAATAGTCTATGAAGAAATCATGAAATTAGCCCAAGAGGAGTTAATAAATATAACCAAACATGGGAATGCAAAGGTTTGTGTTTTTAATTACCGATTTCATAGCAAAATTGTTGAAATTGAGGAAACGAAAAAGGAAGAATTATTCAAAAGCAAAAGCCTAAAATTAATCTACAAAAGAATCAAAGACGTAAAAAGTCCGTTCTATTGTTTAATTCTTTTTGGGTCCTATGCAAACAAAACTAATCAAAAAGGCTCAGATATTGATTTATGTTTAATAACTGATAATCAGCAAATAAGCAGGGACATAAATGCAATATTAAGCATAACTCCTATAAGCGTCCATTTGCAGGAATTTAATTCAGACCAGTTTCTAGCCATGCTAAAAAGCAAAGAATTCAATGTTGGCAACGAAATTGTAAGAAACAATATAATTCTTTATGGGGTCGAAGCATTTTATGAGCTGGTAAACGATGTTAAACAATGA
- a CDS encoding cell division protein SepF, whose amino-acid sequence MGFFSRIKETILGSDEEDEMEGEGEYVDDYVQLDSTEQKADKSKLVVRPYVLDDFSDVKEILDAIRTGKTIALINIRPLKDKDLIELKRAVNKLKKTTDVIDGDIAGFGDDYLVVTPAIAQIYRNKQTTVVNASEQSSAQENM is encoded by the coding sequence ATGGGATTTTTTTCACGTATTAAAGAAACAATCCTTGGTTCTGATGAAGAAGACGAGATGGAAGGCGAAGGAGAGTATGTTGATGATTATGTCCAGCTCGATAGCACTGAACAAAAAGCTGATAAGAGTAAACTCGTTGTTCGCCCTTATGTGCTTGATGATTTTTCTGATGTAAAGGAAATCCTTGATGCAATACGAACAGGAAAAACTATTGCATTGATTAATATCCGTCCATTAAAGGATAAGGATCTTATTGAGCTAAAGCGAGCGGTAAACAAATTAAAGAAAACAACCGATGTAATTGATGGGGATATTGCTGGGTTTGGCGATGATTATCTCGTTGTAACACCTGCAATAGCACAGATCTATCGCAACAAACAAACGACGGTTGTAAACGCTTCTGAACAATCTTCTGCCCAGGAGAATATGTAG
- the rpiB gene encoding ribose 5-phosphate isomerase B — MNLVIGSDHAGFALKEQLKTYLQKKGYRVEDKGVFSVNPADYPSVGQTVAQQVAKKHERGILICGTGIGMSIVANKVKGIRAALCHDLKTAQASREHNDANVLCLGGRILDTETAQRITDVWLMTPFSSEERHHRRIKLIDSIEKEC, encoded by the coding sequence ATGAACCTTGTCATAGGATCTGATCATGCAGGCTTTGCCCTCAAGGAGCAATTAAAAACCTATCTTCAGAAAAAAGGATATAGGGTTGAGGATAAAGGTGTTTTCAGCGTAAATCCTGCTGATTATCCCTCTGTTGGACAAACCGTAGCTCAACAAGTAGCAAAAAAACATGAGCGTGGCATACTTATTTGTGGTACAGGTATTGGTATGTCTATTGTTGCCAACAAAGTGAAAGGCATTCGTGCAGCACTCTGCCATGACCTGAAGACCGCTCAGGCAAGTCGAGAGCATAATGATGCAAATGTCCTTTGTCTCGGGGGAAGAATTCTTGATACAGAAACTGCCCAAAGGATTACTGATGTTTGGTTAATGACTCCTTTCTCAAGTGAGGAACGTCATCATCGAAGAATAAAACTTATCGATAGTATCGAGAAAGAATGTTAG
- the gap gene encoding type I glyceraldehyde-3-phosphate dehydrogenase: MVKVAINGFGRIGRLVFKAGFQDPALEFVAVNDLTDTKTLAHRLQYDSVHGRFPVPVEAVEDGLVIKGKKIKVLSEKDPAKLPWKALNVDVVVESTGFFRKWEEVELHRKAGAKKVLLSAPGKGEPVIPDYVIGVNFQKYNKNTEHIISNASCTTNCLAPIVKVLHEKFGVEKGFMTTVHAYTSDQKLMDAPHKDLRRARAAAASIIPTTTGAAKTVGKVIPDLKGKLDGLALRVPTQDGSITDFVALVKKEVSIEAVNAAFKEAAQGNLKGVMAYCEDPIVSVDIIGNSHSSIIDAPSTMVMGNLVKVVSWYDNEWGYSCRMVDMLKRMM; encoded by the coding sequence ATGGTGAAGGTTGCCATTAATGGCTTTGGAAGGATTGGACGACTGGTGTTTAAAGCAGGATTTCAGGATCCGGCGCTTGAGTTTGTCGCAGTAAATGACTTAACAGATACAAAGACCTTGGCACATCGATTGCAGTATGATTCTGTTCATGGAAGGTTTCCCGTACCAGTCGAAGCAGTTGAGGATGGTCTGGTAATTAAGGGAAAGAAAATCAAAGTTCTTTCGGAAAAAGATCCAGCAAAATTACCATGGAAAGCACTCAATGTTGATGTTGTTGTTGAGAGCACCGGATTCTTCAGAAAATGGGAAGAGGTAGAATTGCATCGCAAAGCAGGAGCAAAAAAAGTTCTTCTCTCAGCACCAGGTAAAGGAGAACCGGTTATTCCGGATTATGTCATTGGCGTGAACTTTCAAAAGTATAACAAGAATACCGAACACATTATCAGTAATGCATCGTGTACAACCAATTGTCTGGCTCCCATTGTCAAAGTTCTCCATGAAAAGTTTGGGGTCGAGAAAGGTTTCATGACAACCGTGCATGCCTACACCTCTGACCAAAAATTAATGGATGCTCCCCATAAAGATCTTCGACGAGCAAGAGCAGCAGCTGCCAGCATTATACCAACGACAACAGGAGCTGCTAAAACCGTTGGAAAGGTTATTCCTGACCTTAAAGGAAAGCTTGACGGGTTAGCGCTTCGTGTTCCAACACAGGATGGCTCTATTACTGACTTTGTAGCTTTAGTCAAGAAAGAAGTAAGTATAGAAGCGGTTAACGCTGCGTTCAAGGAAGCTGCTCAAGGGAACTTAAAAGGAGTCATGGCCTATTGCGAAGACCCGATTGTTTCTGTCGATATCATTGGAAATTCCCATTCCAGTATTATTGATGCACCCTCTACCATGGTCATGGGAAACCTCGTGAAGGTCGTTTCCTGGTACGACAATGAGTGGGGATACAGCTGCAGAATGGTCGATATGCTGAAACGGATGATGTAA
- a CDS encoding RNA-guided pseudouridylation complex pseudouridine synthase subunit Cbf5, translated as MKEQFPFESTPRIVFVKKKAKTDKKFGCRPEERSTQELLQYGIVRVNKPRGPTSHQVSAYVQQILGITKSGHSGTLDPNVTGLLPVALGRATRITEALLGAGKEYIALMRLHGDVPDAYLTAALEKFTGKIKQLPPVKSAVKRQWRYRQVYYLTLLERDDKDVLFKIGCEAGTYIRKICHDIGKQLGCGAHMQELVRTRVGPFDQQNMVTLQDLTDAYYYYKELGNEKYIRSIVEPPENAVQHLPKIWVLDSTVESLCHGAILHIPGISAFEEPIEKDQLVALVTLKDELVCLGKAHGSSTLMKGEKGVAVKTTKVFMLPGTYPKVEKV; from the coding sequence ATGAAAGAACAGTTTCCTTTTGAAAGCACACCACGTATAGTATTTGTTAAAAAGAAAGCAAAGACTGATAAAAAGTTTGGTTGTCGACCAGAGGAACGATCAACACAGGAGTTACTCCAGTATGGCATTGTGAGGGTTAACAAACCTCGGGGACCGACCTCACACCAAGTCTCTGCCTATGTCCAACAGATTCTAGGGATTACCAAAAGTGGTCATTCAGGAACATTAGATCCAAATGTTACTGGATTATTGCCTGTTGCATTAGGAAGAGCAACAAGAATTACCGAAGCATTACTAGGCGCTGGAAAAGAATATATTGCGCTTATGCGTCTTCATGGAGATGTTCCTGATGCTTACCTTACAGCCGCTTTAGAGAAGTTTACGGGAAAGATCAAACAGCTTCCTCCAGTGAAGAGTGCAGTAAAACGACAATGGCGTTATCGACAGGTGTATTATCTTACGCTTCTTGAGCGCGATGATAAGGATGTGTTGTTTAAGATCGGTTGTGAGGCAGGGACTTACATTCGTAAGATTTGTCACGATATTGGTAAACAGCTTGGTTGTGGCGCTCATATGCAGGAACTCGTTCGAACGCGGGTTGGGCCATTCGATCAGCAGAACATGGTTACTCTCCAAGATCTTACTGACGCATACTACTACTACAAGGAACTGGGAAATGAAAAGTATATCCGTTCTATTGTTGAGCCTCCGGAAAATGCAGTCCAGCATTTACCAAAAATATGGGTACTAGATAGCACGGTTGAGAGCTTATGTCATGGAGCAATCCTCCATATCCCAGGGATTAGTGCTTTCGAAGAACCTATCGAGAAAGATCAACTGGTTGCTCTCGTAACTTTGAAGGATGAATTGGTCTGCCTTGGCAAAGCACACGGTAGTTCAACTCTCATGAAAGGAGAAAAAGGAGTTGCCGTCAAAACCACTAAGGTATTCATGCTTCCGGGTACGTATCCAAAGGTTGAGAAAGTATAA
- a CDS encoding ZPR1 zinc finger domain-containing protein → MAETNDNEQQSSEQQPSGDGIDILKNQPCPFCHTNNLILSEQVVEVPYFNKLYLFSMQCNHCHVKKSDVEALEKKESSRFTLEVTGEEDMNIRIVRSSEATIKIPHVTTITPGMGAEGYITNVEGLLQRVKQQIDVVREEEEDKSTKKKAKNLVKKLQRVMFGQEKLKIIIEDPTGNSAIISPKAIQTKL, encoded by the coding sequence ATGGCAGAGACCAACGATAATGAACAGCAATCTTCTGAGCAGCAACCTTCTGGAGATGGTATAGATATCTTGAAAAATCAGCCGTGTCCTTTTTGTCATACAAATAACCTCATACTCAGCGAACAGGTCGTTGAAGTTCCTTACTTTAATAAATTGTATCTTTTTTCCATGCAGTGTAATCATTGTCATGTCAAGAAATCTGATGTGGAGGCACTTGAGAAAAAAGAGTCTTCACGCTTTACGCTTGAAGTAACAGGTGAAGAAGACATGAACATCCGTATTGTACGATCGAGCGAAGCAACGATTAAGATCCCGCATGTAACTACCATTACCCCAGGGATGGGTGCAGAAGGGTACATTACCAATGTTGAGGGTCTGCTTCAGCGGGTTAAGCAGCAGATTGATGTTGTTCGTGAAGAAGAGGAAGATAAAAGCACAAAAAAGAAAGCCAAAAATCTTGTGAAAAAATTACAGCGAGTTATGTTTGGTCAGGAAAAACTCAAAATCATTATTGAAGATCCAACAGGAAATAGTGCTATCATCTCTCCGAAGGCAATCCAAACTAAGTTATGA
- a CDS encoding alanine--tRNA ligase has product MQSDKEIKKAFKVKASKDPDAYYVTQVLRAEGFVRKHCTCGTFYWTACNSPVCGDPSCSGGFRFFTGTPAKYHLDYIQVWQKFAAMFQEAGYTPIPRYPVAARWRDDTDFVQASIYDFQPYVVSGEVKPPANPLVVPQFCLRFNDIDNVGITGAHYTGFVMIGQHAFNAPQEWNQAKYFRDIYHWLTQGLGLPKEEITFHEDAWAGGGNFGPCMEYFSRGLELGNQVYMMYANTPEGIKELNLKVLDMGMGHERNAWFTQGTSTSYETTFPTVMQYLRKQTGIKTNEKLMRKFLPYSSYLNVDEVENIDKVWMDIAKKIDVPVASLKTMVLKSAALYSIAEHARALLVALSDGVLPSNVGGGYNLRVILRRALFFIDKYNWEISLPEVCRWHATYLQPLFPELMDSLDSVATILTIEQEKYEQTKQKTKLLVQNLFQSPEVVSEETLLQLYDSHGIDPALVKEEAEKQGKKVSVPDNFFARVAELHETKEQEWTTKRTEIHLDLHDVPDTEALYYQNYLQLESKSKALNIIDKYVVLDKTVAYPTSGGQLHDTGTINNIPLVDVFKQGAHIVHVLAQQPNFTVGDTVTVMIDPVRRRQLAQHHTATHIINAVARKVLGKHINQAGARKTEEKATLDLTHYQKIDDHQLALLEQEANGLVAKALPLCLSFIPRNDAEQRYGMRIYQGGVVPGKKLRIVEIPGIDVQACGGTHVNNTREVGDIHLLKSTKIQDGIVRLTFTAGKRAEQTAGDVHTTATALAKRLGVPESSIPSRVAELFAVWKKAKKAVEKGKPLLPEELTLTSKETSHGDVLKEAATILKTQPEHVMKTVERFLKEIEEFKQKSVK; this is encoded by the coding sequence ATGCAATCCGATAAAGAAATAAAAAAGGCATTCAAGGTAAAGGCCAGCAAAGATCCTGATGCTTATTATGTTACTCAGGTGCTACGGGCAGAAGGATTTGTCAGAAAACACTGCACCTGTGGCACGTTTTACTGGACAGCTTGTAACAGCCCTGTCTGCGGTGATCCCTCGTGTTCAGGTGGTTTTCGATTCTTTACCGGAACACCTGCAAAATATCATTTGGACTATATCCAAGTCTGGCAGAAATTTGCTGCCATGTTTCAGGAAGCAGGGTATACACCTATTCCTCGTTATCCTGTAGCGGCGAGATGGCGTGATGATACTGATTTTGTTCAGGCTTCTATCTATGATTTTCAGCCGTATGTCGTGAGTGGTGAGGTAAAGCCGCCTGCAAATCCGCTTGTCGTGCCCCAGTTTTGTCTTCGCTTTAATGACATTGACAATGTGGGGATTACTGGAGCCCATTATACTGGCTTTGTCATGATTGGCCAACATGCCTTTAATGCTCCACAAGAATGGAATCAAGCAAAGTATTTCCGTGATATCTATCATTGGCTTACCCAAGGATTGGGCTTACCCAAGGAAGAGATTACCTTTCATGAGGATGCATGGGCTGGTGGAGGTAATTTCGGTCCGTGTATGGAATATTTCAGTCGTGGACTTGAACTTGGGAATCAGGTATACATGATGTATGCAAATACACCCGAAGGTATAAAAGAACTCAATCTAAAAGTCTTAGACATGGGTATGGGTCATGAACGGAATGCATGGTTTACCCAGGGAACCAGTACCAGTTATGAAACAACCTTTCCGACAGTAATGCAGTATCTCAGAAAACAAACAGGCATAAAGACGAATGAAAAACTCATGCGTAAGTTCTTGCCGTATTCTTCCTACCTCAATGTTGATGAGGTTGAAAATATCGACAAGGTTTGGATGGATATTGCCAAAAAGATTGATGTTCCTGTTGCTTCACTGAAGACCATGGTTTTGAAAAGTGCTGCGCTGTACTCCATTGCAGAACATGCTCGGGCACTCTTGGTAGCGCTTTCTGATGGCGTTCTCCCCAGTAATGTGGGAGGTGGTTATAATTTACGTGTTATTTTGAGAAGGGCACTTTTTTTTATTGATAAATACAACTGGGAGATATCCCTTCCCGAGGTATGTCGTTGGCACGCAACCTATCTCCAACCTCTTTTTCCAGAGCTCATGGATTCTTTAGATTCTGTTGCTACGATCTTAACTATTGAACAGGAAAAGTATGAACAGACAAAGCAAAAAACAAAGCTCTTAGTTCAAAATCTTTTCCAATCACCAGAGGTTGTTTCTGAAGAAACCTTGTTACAGCTCTATGATTCACATGGCATTGACCCTGCATTGGTGAAGGAGGAGGCAGAAAAACAAGGAAAAAAGGTTAGTGTTCCTGATAATTTCTTTGCTCGTGTTGCTGAGCTCCACGAAACTAAAGAACAGGAATGGACAACAAAACGAACAGAAATACATCTCGATCTTCACGATGTCCCTGACACCGAGGCATTGTATTACCAGAATTATCTGCAGTTGGAGAGTAAAAGCAAGGCGCTCAACATTATTGATAAGTATGTTGTGCTTGACAAAACCGTTGCCTATCCGACGAGTGGTGGACAGTTGCATGACACTGGAACAATAAACAACATTCCTCTGGTTGATGTCTTTAAGCAAGGTGCCCATATTGTTCATGTTTTAGCTCAACAGCCGAATTTTACCGTGGGTGATACGGTTACGGTAATGATTGATCCTGTGAGGAGACGACAGCTAGCCCAACATCATACTGCTACGCATATTATTAATGCCGTTGCACGAAAAGTTTTAGGAAAACATATCAACCAGGCAGGTGCACGAAAAACAGAAGAAAAAGCAACCTTAGACCTTACGCATTATCAGAAAATAGATGATCATCAGCTGGCTCTCTTGGAGCAAGAAGCAAATGGACTTGTTGCTAAAGCACTTCCCCTTTGCCTGAGTTTTATTCCTCGAAATGATGCAGAACAACGCTATGGTATGCGTATTTATCAAGGGGGGGTTGTTCCAGGAAAAAAACTTCGTATTGTGGAAATCCCCGGTATTGATGTTCAGGCCTGTGGAGGAACTCATGTGAACAATACCCGAGAAGTTGGTGACATTCACCTCTTGAAATCAACAAAAATCCAAGATGGTATTGTTCGCCTTACCTTTACTGCAGGAAAACGAGCAGAACAAACAGCAGGAGATGTCCATACTACTGCCACAGCATTAGCAAAGCGTTTAGGTGTACCAGAATCGTCCATCCCTTCTCGGGTTGCTGAACTCTTTGCAGTCTGGAAAAAGGCAAAAAAAGCTGTTGAAAAAGGAAAGCCTTTGCTCCCTGAAGAGTTAACCTTAACATCAAAAGAAACCTCTCATGGTGATGTCTTGAAAGAAGCTGCTACCATCCTGAAAACACAGCCTGAGCATGTGATGAAAACCGTTGAACGATTCCTCAAAGAGATTGAAGAGTTTAAACAGAAGTCGGTAAAGTAA
- a CDS encoding glycosyltransferase family 4 protein, producing the protein MFSRFPLQHSNSLNHAAGNNPLHVAIVTPSYPPTISGNATTVSRIVEGLQKKHVSCHVFLPSTFAQISSNKLRTLQVSLIHAFHGYKSGIIAQEIATQLNIPLVLTLTGTDINVDLHQPSKQKKLCRVFNKTQVITVFHKRMQKTLLAYYPQLHHKIVIIHQSVKLIKQPYALREKLTIPKKSFLFYLSAGLRRLKYHAFYLPAFIRLHKLNKQRDIHLVVVGSVLEPDFAQSFLETIKPYSWIHYIPSIPHENIAAALQEVDIVLNTSESEGQSNNILEAMSLGKPVLAAAISGNKALICDQKNGLLFSSPTNFFKKASLLIDNATLRRELGQEAKTILGKHAYTREISAYFQAYQRALYPVR; encoded by the coding sequence ATGTTCAGTCGTTTTCCTTTACAACACAGCAACTCTTTGAACCACGCTGCTGGAAATAATCCTCTTCATGTCGCTATTGTTACTCCAAGCTATCCACCAACCATTAGCGGAAATGCAACTACAGTTTCAAGAATTGTGGAAGGCTTACAAAAGAAACATGTTTCTTGTCATGTTTTCCTGCCCTCTACATTCGCACAGATTTCGAGTAATAAACTTCGTACTTTACAGGTCTCATTAATCCATGCATTTCATGGCTATAAGTCTGGGATTATTGCTCAGGAGATTGCGACGCAGCTTAACATTCCACTAGTGCTTACCTTAACAGGAACTGATATCAATGTTGATCTGCATCAACCATCAAAGCAAAAAAAACTTTGCCGAGTGTTCAATAAAACACAGGTTATTACCGTATTTCATAAACGCATGCAAAAAACGCTTCTGGCGTATTATCCTCAACTTCACCATAAAATAGTTATTATTCACCAGAGTGTTAAACTTATCAAACAGCCTTATGCCTTACGAGAAAAGCTGACCATACCAAAAAAATCCTTTCTTTTTTATCTCTCTGCAGGATTGCGAAGATTAAAATACCATGCATTTTATCTTCCAGCATTTATTCGCCTTCATAAATTAAACAAGCAACGTGATATCCATCTTGTCGTTGTTGGTTCGGTACTAGAACCTGATTTTGCTCAATCGTTTCTTGAGACGATTAAACCTTATTCATGGATCCATTACATTCCCTCAATTCCCCATGAAAATATTGCTGCTGCATTGCAAGAAGTTGACATCGTACTCAATACCTCTGAAAGCGAAGGCCAGTCTAACAATATACTTGAAGCAATGAGTCTTGGAAAGCCGGTTTTAGCAGCCGCCATCTCTGGAAATAAAGCTCTGATCTGTGATCAAAAAAATGGATTACTCTTTTCCTCTCCGACGAACTTTTTTAAAAAAGCTTCATTGTTGATTGACAATGCGACCTTGAGAAGAGAACTTGGACAGGAAGCAAAGACAATACTTGGTAAGCACGCATACACTCGTGAAATAAGCGCATATTTCCAAGCGTATCAACGTGCTTTATATCCAGTAAGGTAA
- a CDS encoding alpha/beta hydrolase has translation MQRTYVSFDGTKIHYDIHEVKTQQPSTLHARRTAQQNQSFLVFIHGAGGDLNAWNRERHAFHNRGIATLAIDLRGHGLSDRPHTFDAYQLTSFAQDIAGVLHQERLKNVVLVGHCFGGMVAITFYSLYPRLAKAYVLIDTTYKAPQYLKKIFTSYPFLRNLRHAILQHKFLRKTQLSHVDFSKFKGTGDFNLLRIYSDITHTSLRSWLFTYEAIAHFDGTAILRRMKRPVLIIVGEKDLIFPVLVARKIRMLVKQSTLNVIPNANHIIVLNNPEIVEKEIVTFIKSLPPTKQKPSPYNKRG, from the coding sequence ATGCAACGTACCTATGTCAGCTTTGATGGGACAAAGATACATTACGATATCCATGAGGTGAAGACACAACAGCCCTCTACGTTGCATGCTCGACGAACAGCACAACAGAACCAGTCTTTTCTCGTCTTTATCCATGGTGCAGGTGGTGATTTAAATGCATGGAACAGAGAACGCCATGCTTTCCATAACCGAGGTATTGCAACCCTTGCCATTGACTTGCGTGGCCATGGACTTTCTGATAGACCACACACCTTTGATGCTTATCAGCTTACCTCTTTTGCACAAGACATTGCCGGTGTGCTTCACCAAGAACGTTTAAAGAACGTTGTCCTTGTAGGCCATTGTTTTGGAGGCATGGTTGCTATTACCTTCTACAGCCTCTATCCTCGTTTGGCAAAGGCATATGTGCTTATTGACACGACCTACAAAGCCCCACAATACCTGAAAAAGATATTTACCAGTTATCCTTTTCTAAGAAATCTCCGCCATGCAATTTTGCAGCATAAGTTCCTGAGAAAGACGCAGCTTTCCCATGTTGATTTCTCGAAATTTAAGGGCACGGGAGATTTTAATCTGTTGAGGATTTATTCTGATATTACCCACACCTCACTACGGTCATGGTTGTTTACTTATGAAGCCATTGCCCATTTTGATGGGACCGCTATCTTACGTCGTATGAAACGGCCTGTCCTTATCATCGTAGGAGAAAAAGACCTTATCTTTCCGGTGTTAGTTGCCCGAAAAATACGAATGCTCGTTAAGCAATCAACCTTGAATGTTATCCCAAATGCAAATCATATTATCGTGCTCAACAACCCAGAAATTGTCGAAAAAGAGATCGTGACGTTTATAAAGAGTCTGCCTCCCACCAAACAAAAACCTTCTCCGTATAACAAGCGTGGTTAG